From one Chiloscyllium plagiosum isolate BGI_BamShark_2017 chromosome 24, ASM401019v2, whole genome shotgun sequence genomic stretch:
- the LOC122562195 gene encoding uncharacterized protein LOC122562195, with amino-acid sequence MRRKMSAAVKPVPLTCPEKTIWEDSIGSVTDLEADDECCEDFCGLRPGGKYLQLVTDKVNLHRGKTVKLQMNVPLTIGGLDDTIYWGRLDLLKCWQDLYLPQRMDMVVLGVIESYPCLAPGLQLVILAGNDGSVFAYEEEVLHKIANNLEELFCEGPVFPGTKIYEYGRGFRPKNNKEYMAALKEAGLEKISQDTRNFISRNATEMKKLIDDLDFL; translated from the exons ATGAGAAGAAAAATGAGTGCTGCTGTGAAGCCAGTTCCTTTGACTTGCCCTGAAAAAACAATATG GGAAGACAGCATTGGAAGTGTCACAGATTTGGAAGCAGATGATGAATGTTGTGAAGATTTCTGCGGACTGAGACCAG GTGGAAAATATTTACAACTGGTAACAGACAAAGTGAATCTTCACAGAGGAAAAACTGTGAAATTGCAAATGAACGTTCCGCTTACAATTGGGGGCCTGGATGATACAATTTATTGGGGAAGGCTTGATTTGCTTAAGTGTTGGCAGGATCTCTACCTGCCCCAAAGAATGGATATGGTGGTCCTGGGTGTGATTGAAAGTTACCCGTGCCTGGCACCAGGGCTTCAGCTTGTCATTCTCGCTGGAAATGATGGTTCAGTATTTGCCTATGAAGAAGAAGTGTTGCACAAAATTGCTAATAATTTGGAAGAGCTCTTCTGTGAAGGTCCAGTGTTTCCTGGAACTAAAATCTATGAGTATGGCAGAGGCTTCAGGCCAAAG AATAACAAAGAATATATGGCAGCCCTCAAAGAAGCTGGGTTGGAAAAGATCTCCCAAGATACAAGGAACTTCATTAGCAGAAATGCAACTGAAATGAAGAAGCTGATTGATGACTTGGATTTCTTGTAG